One genomic window of Streptomyces sp. NBC_01498 includes the following:
- a CDS encoding solute symporter family protein — protein MRGDHQTAALLLFSAFVAVTLGITTWVSRHRHGSADEFYTGGRLFSPMENGFAIAGDYMSAASFLGISGVIALFGYDGMLYSVGFLVAWLVVLLLVAELVRNCGRFTLADVVAARMRERPVRIAAGTSSIAVSVFYLVAQMVGAGSLVALLLGGTSEAARTWTVIGVGALMVVYVTLGGMRGTTWIQIVKAVLLMAGTLALTVLVLLRFHGDVNALLTTAAERSGHGADFLSPGLAYGGGWTARLDFISLGLALVLGTAGLPHILSRFYTVPTARAARRSVVWAVALIGGFYLMTIVLGFGAAAVVGTDEVRASSAAGNTAVPLLALDLGGGAGSTGGTVLFAVVAAVAFATILAVVAGITLASSASVAHDLYASLKRPTSRVKSRVRSRTGARAGRRAGPRGEVTVARYAAAGIGAVAIALGLLARDLNVAFLVGLAFAVAASANLPVLLYSLFWRNFTTRGAVWSVYGGLVPAVLLVVFSPVVSGSPEAIFPGRDFQLFPLQNPGLVSIPLGFLAGLLGTALSRERPDEARYAESEVRSLTGAGAV, from the coding sequence ATGAGAGGAGACCACCAGACGGCGGCCCTGCTGCTGTTCAGCGCGTTCGTCGCCGTCACCCTCGGCATCACCACCTGGGTGAGCCGCCACCGGCACGGCTCGGCGGACGAGTTCTACACGGGCGGACGCCTCTTCTCCCCCATGGAGAACGGTTTCGCCATCGCCGGTGACTACATGTCGGCCGCATCCTTCCTCGGTATCTCCGGCGTGATCGCCCTCTTCGGCTACGACGGCATGCTCTACTCCGTCGGATTCCTCGTCGCCTGGCTCGTCGTCCTGCTGCTGGTGGCCGAACTCGTCCGCAACTGCGGCCGGTTCACCCTCGCCGACGTCGTCGCCGCGCGGATGCGGGAGCGCCCGGTCAGGATCGCCGCGGGCACCTCGTCGATCGCCGTCTCGGTGTTCTACCTGGTGGCGCAGATGGTCGGCGCGGGCAGTCTGGTCGCGCTGCTGCTGGGCGGCACCAGCGAGGCGGCGCGCACCTGGACGGTGATCGGCGTGGGCGCGCTGATGGTCGTCTACGTGACGCTGGGCGGAATGCGGGGCACCACCTGGATCCAGATCGTCAAGGCCGTGCTGCTGATGGCCGGGACGCTCGCGCTGACCGTGCTCGTCCTGCTCCGTTTCCACGGCGACGTCAACGCGCTGCTCACCACCGCCGCCGAACGCAGCGGCCACGGCGCGGACTTCCTGTCACCCGGTCTCGCCTACGGCGGCGGCTGGACCGCGCGCCTGGACTTCATCAGCCTGGGTCTCGCGCTGGTCCTCGGTACGGCCGGGCTGCCGCACATCCTCTCCCGCTTCTACACCGTGCCCACGGCCCGCGCCGCCCGCCGCTCGGTCGTCTGGGCCGTCGCGCTGATCGGCGGCTTCTACCTGATGACGATCGTGCTCGGCTTCGGCGCGGCGGCCGTGGTCGGCACCGACGAGGTGCGCGCGTCGAGCGCGGCGGGGAACACGGCGGTGCCGCTGCTCGCCCTCGACCTGGGCGGCGGCGCGGGCTCCACCGGCGGCACGGTCCTGTTCGCCGTGGTCGCCGCCGTCGCCTTCGCGACGATCCTCGCGGTCGTCGCGGGCATCACGCTCGCCTCGTCGGCCTCCGTCGCGCACGATCTGTACGCCTCGCTCAAGCGGCCCACCTCCCGTGTGAAGTCCCGCGTCCGGAGCCGTACCGGTGCGCGGGCCGGCCGACGCGCCGGGCCGCGCGGCGAGGTCACGGTCGCCCGGTACGCGGCGGCCGGCATCGGCGCCGTCGCCATCGCGCTCGGACTGCTCGCCCGCGATCTCAACGTGGCCTTCCTGGTCGGCCTCGCCTTCGCCGTCGCCGCCTCGGCCAATCTGCCCGTGCTGCTCTACTCGCTGTTCTGGCGGAACTTCACCACGCGCGGAGCGGTCTGGTCGGTGTACGGCGGCCTGGTGCCCGCCGTGCTCCTCGTGGTGTTCTCCCCCGTCGTCTCGGGGAGCCCCGAGGCCATCTTCCCGGGGCGTGACTTCCAGCTCTTCCCGCTCCAGAACCCCGGCCTGGTCTCGATCCCGCTCGGCTTCCTGGCGGGTCTGCTGGGCACGGCCTTGTCGCGCGAACGCCCGGACGAGGCCCGTTACGCCGAGTCCGAGGTGCGGTCACTCACGGGCGCGGGAGCGGTCTGA
- a CDS encoding sensor histidine kinase, with the protein MSAGPTHSPRRRRFGWPRRAFSQVLLMQLVIAAGTAVLVTGLFLRPLGNHLDDQAMRRALAIAETTASRPVAEALLASRPSLDGPVQHEAERIRRATGAEYVVIMDRRGVRWSHTDTRQIGRVVSTDPSEAIAGRHVMEIDSGTLGRSARGKVPLRDGSGRIIGAVSVGIAYDSVRERLMATIPGLLAYAGGALAVGALGAYLISRRIQRQTHDLAFSDIAALLAEREAMLHSLREGVIALDRAGRIRLMNDEALRLLGLGPEATGRPLDLVLGPGRTTDVLAGRVAGDDLVTVSGGRVLIANRMPTDDGGAVATLRDRTEVERLGRELDATRGLIDALRAQDHEHANRMHTVMGLLELGLHEEAVEFVNEVVGVHRATAEQVTERIHDPLPAALLVGKATVAAERGVSLRISPATLLPDRVVDPQGLVTVLGNLVDNALDAAGGSEDPTVEVEVRAEGRTVVLRISDSGPGVPPDLRELVFTEGWTTKKLPAHGRRGLGLAMVRRLAERQGGSARVGASAHGGAEFTVVLPEALAGAAEGAAVPRDAVDAGGLLVRDPAGGAVSELPGGPGPVGDPAGGFVRGPGASAGPPGRDPAGPDGLSDRSRARE; encoded by the coding sequence ATGAGCGCCGGACCGACGCATTCCCCCCGACGGCGGCGATTCGGCTGGCCACGGCGCGCCTTCTCCCAGGTGCTGCTGATGCAGCTGGTGATCGCCGCGGGCACCGCCGTGCTCGTCACCGGACTGTTCCTCCGGCCACTGGGCAACCACCTCGACGACCAGGCGATGCGCCGCGCGCTCGCCATCGCCGAGACGACTGCCTCCCGGCCGGTCGCGGAGGCCCTGCTCGCGTCCCGGCCCTCGCTCGACGGGCCGGTGCAGCACGAGGCCGAGCGGATCCGGCGGGCCACCGGCGCCGAATACGTCGTGATCATGGACCGGCGCGGGGTCCGCTGGTCACACACCGACACCCGGCAGATCGGCCGGGTCGTCTCCACCGACCCCAGCGAGGCCATCGCCGGACGCCATGTCATGGAGATCGACAGCGGCACCCTCGGCCGCTCGGCGCGCGGCAAGGTCCCGCTCCGTGACGGGTCGGGAAGGATCATCGGCGCGGTCTCGGTGGGCATCGCGTACGACAGCGTCCGCGAACGGCTGATGGCCACGATCCCCGGACTCCTCGCGTACGCGGGCGGCGCCCTCGCCGTCGGCGCGCTCGGCGCGTATCTGATCTCCCGGCGGATCCAGCGCCAGACCCATGACCTGGCCTTCTCCGACATCGCGGCGCTCCTCGCCGAACGCGAGGCGATGCTGCACAGCCTGCGCGAGGGAGTCATCGCCCTGGACCGCGCGGGCCGTATCCGGCTGATGAACGACGAGGCGCTGCGGCTGCTGGGCCTCGGGCCGGAGGCCACCGGCCGGCCGCTCGACCTGGTGCTCGGACCGGGGCGCACCACCGACGTGCTCGCGGGCCGGGTGGCCGGCGACGACCTGGTGACCGTGAGCGGCGGCCGAGTGCTCATCGCCAACCGGATGCCGACCGACGACGGCGGCGCGGTCGCCACCCTCCGTGACCGTACGGAAGTGGAACGGCTCGGCCGGGAACTGGACGCCACCCGGGGTCTCATCGACGCCCTGCGCGCCCAGGACCACGAGCACGCCAACCGGATGCACACGGTGATGGGGCTGCTGGAGCTCGGGTTGCACGAGGAGGCCGTGGAGTTCGTGAACGAGGTGGTGGGCGTGCACCGGGCCACCGCCGAGCAGGTCACCGAGCGGATCCACGACCCGCTGCCCGCCGCCCTGCTGGTCGGCAAGGCCACCGTCGCCGCCGAACGGGGCGTGTCGCTGCGCATCTCCCCCGCCACACTGCTGCCCGACCGGGTCGTCGACCCGCAGGGGCTCGTCACGGTGCTGGGCAATCTGGTGGACAACGCGCTGGACGCGGCGGGCGGCTCCGAGGACCCGACGGTCGAGGTGGAGGTACGGGCCGAGGGCCGTACGGTCGTCCTGCGGATCTCCGACAGCGGCCCCGGCGTTCCGCCCGACCTGCGCGAACTGGTCTTCACGGAGGGCTGGACGACGAAGAAGCTCCCCGCGCACGGCCGGCGCGGGCTGGGCCTCGCCATGGTGCGCCGGCTCGCCGAACGGCAGGGCGGCAGCGCGCGGGTCGGCGCGTCCGCCCACGGGGGCGCGGAGTTCACCGTCGTCCTGCCCGAGGCCCTGGCCGGCGCGGCGGAGGGCGCGGCGGTGCCACGGGACGCCGTAGACGCGGGCGGGCTCCTGGTACGCGACCCGGCGGGCGGCGCCGTATCCGAGCTGCCGGGCGGTCCCGGTCCCGTGGGCGATCCGGCGGGCGGTTTCGTACGGGGCCCGGGGGCGTCGGCCGGTCCCCCGGGCCGTGATCCGGCGGGACCGGACGGTCTCTCAGACCGCTCCCGCGCCCGTGAGTGA
- a CDS encoding DUF7455 domain-containing protein — translation MTTVLTPASPLTAADRCDRCGAQAYLRVVLTSGGELLFCAHHGRKFEPELKKIAAEIQDETDRLTAAQAAAGEEEH, via the coding sequence GTGACTACTGTTCTGACCCCCGCGAGCCCGCTGACGGCCGCTGACCGCTGCGACCGCTGCGGCGCCCAGGCATATCTGCGCGTCGTCCTGACCAGCGGTGGTGAACTGCTCTTCTGCGCCCACCACGGACGTAAGTTCGAGCCGGAACTCAAGAAGATCGCCGCGGAAATACAGGATGAGACCGACCGACTGACGGCCGCGCAGGCCGCCGCCGGTGAAGAGGAACACTGA
- a CDS encoding RNA polymerase sigma factor: MSASTSRTLPPEIAESESVMALIERGKADGQIAGDDVRRAFEADQIPPTQWKNVLRSLNQILEEEGVTLMVSAAESPKRARKSVAAKSPAKRTATKTVAAKTVHTKTVAASAAPAAESVETPADEAAAPAKKAAAKKTVAKKAVAKKAAVKKVAAKKTAGKKDADDAVDGDEAVEEVQAGKGDEEEPEGESKGFVLSDDDEDDAPAQQVAVAGATADPVKDYLKQIGKVPLLNAEQEVELAKRIEAGLFAEDKLANADKLAPKLKRELEIIAEDGRRAKNHLLEANLRLVVSLAKRYTGRGMLFLDLIQEGNLGLIRAVEKFDYTKGYKFSTYATWWIRQAITRAMADQARTIRIPVHMVEVINKLARVQRQMLQDLGREPTPEELAKELDMTPEKVIEVQKYGREPISLHTPLGEDGDSEFGDLIEDSEAVVPADAVSFTLLQEQLHSVLDTLSEREAGVVSMRFGLTDGQPKTLDEIGKVYGVTRERIRQIESKTMSKLRHPSRSQVLRDYLD; the protein is encoded by the coding sequence GTGTCGGCCAGCACATCCCGTACGCTCCCGCCGGAGATCGCCGAGTCCGAGTCTGTGATGGCGCTCATCGAGCGGGGAAAGGCTGATGGGCAGATCGCCGGCGACGACGTGCGTCGGGCCTTCGAGGCTGACCAGATTCCGCCAACCCAGTGGAAGAATGTTCTGCGCAGCCTCAACCAGATCCTCGAGGAAGAGGGTGTGACGCTGATGGTCAGTGCCGCGGAGTCGCCGAAGCGCGCCCGCAAGAGCGTCGCTGCGAAGAGCCCGGCGAAGCGCACCGCCACCAAGACAGTCGCCGCCAAGACCGTTCATACGAAGACCGTCGCGGCCAGCGCGGCCCCGGCCGCCGAGTCCGTGGAGACCCCCGCCGACGAGGCCGCCGCGCCCGCCAAGAAGGCGGCGGCGAAGAAGACCGTGGCCAAGAAGGCGGTGGCGAAGAAGGCCGCCGTCAAGAAGGTCGCGGCGAAGAAGACCGCCGGCAAGAAGGACGCCGACGACGCCGTGGACGGCGACGAGGCGGTCGAGGAGGTCCAGGCGGGCAAGGGCGACGAGGAGGAGCCCGAGGGCGAGAGCAAGGGCTTCGTCCTCTCCGACGACGACGAGGACGACGCGCCGGCCCAGCAGGTCGCCGTCGCGGGCGCCACCGCCGACCCGGTCAAGGACTACCTCAAGCAGATCGGCAAGGTCCCGCTCCTCAACGCGGAGCAGGAGGTCGAACTGGCCAAGCGCATCGAGGCGGGTCTGTTCGCCGAGGACAAGCTGGCCAACGCCGACAAGCTCGCCCCCAAGCTCAAGCGCGAGCTGGAGATCATCGCCGAGGACGGGCGCCGCGCCAAGAACCACCTGCTGGAGGCCAACCTCCGTCTGGTGGTTTCCCTGGCCAAGCGCTACACCGGCCGCGGCATGCTCTTCCTGGACCTGATCCAGGAGGGCAACCTGGGTCTGATCCGCGCGGTCGAGAAGTTCGACTACACCAAGGGCTACAAGTTCTCCACGTACGCCACCTGGTGGATCCGTCAGGCGATCACCCGCGCCATGGCCGATCAGGCCCGCACCATCCGTATCCCGGTGCACATGGTCGAGGTCATCAACAAGCTCGCGCGCGTCCAGCGCCAGATGCTCCAGGACCTGGGCCGCGAGCCCACCCCGGAGGAGCTGGCCAAGGAACTCGACATGACCCCCGAGAAGGTCATCGAGGTCCAGAAGTACGGTCGCGAGCCCATCTCGCTGCACACCCCGCTGGGCGAGGACGGGGACAGCGAGTTCGGTGACCTCATCGAGGACTCCGAGGCCGTCGTCCCGGCGGACGCGGTCAGCTTCACGCTTCTCCAGGAGCAGCTGCACTCGGTGCTCGACACGCTCTCCGAGCGTGAGGCCGGCGTGGTCTCCATGCGCTTCGGTCTCACCGACGGCCAGCCCAAGACGCTGGACGAGATCGGCAAGGTCTACGGAGTGACGCGTGAGCGCATTCGTCAGATCGAGTCGAAGACGATGTCCAAGCTCCGCCACCCGTCGCGTTCGCAGGTCCTGCGCGACTACCTGGACTAG
- a CDS encoding FadR/GntR family transcriptional regulator has protein sequence MSTLAHTMMTAARSVDSGLSAPGGIDRYPYAEAPGADRVPVPAWDGGDNELGRVGRRSAGSRGRGLHGQLVQQLGQMIVSGDLGADRPLVPEEIGQRFEVSRTVVRESLRVLEAKGLVSARPNVGTRVRPVSDWNLLDADIIEWRAFGPQRDDQRRELTEMRWTIEPLAARLAAGHGREDVQQRLADMVEIMGHAIAQGDSITFSRADAEYHSLLIQLAGNRMLEHLSGIVSAALQVSGGPVTGCDRPTDVSLSHHARIVEALAAGDGQASESAMRQLLMVHPEVERVVPAPREH, from the coding sequence GTGAGTACCCTTGCGCACACCATGATGACCGCCGCCCGCTCCGTCGACTCCGGCCTCTCGGCCCCGGGTGGAATCGACCGCTACCCCTACGCGGAGGCGCCCGGCGCCGACCGCGTCCCCGTCCCCGCATGGGACGGCGGGGACAACGAGTTGGGCCGGGTGGGCCGGCGCTCGGCGGGGAGCCGGGGCCGTGGACTGCACGGCCAACTCGTCCAGCAGCTCGGCCAGATGATCGTCTCCGGCGATCTGGGCGCCGACCGCCCCCTCGTACCGGAGGAGATCGGCCAGCGCTTCGAGGTCTCCCGCACGGTCGTCCGTGAGTCGCTGCGCGTCCTGGAGGCCAAGGGCCTCGTCAGCGCCCGCCCCAACGTCGGCACCCGGGTCCGGCCGGTGAGTGACTGGAATCTGCTGGACGCCGACATCATCGAATGGCGGGCCTTCGGGCCCCAGCGGGACGACCAGCGCCGTGAGCTGACCGAGATGCGCTGGACGATCGAGCCCCTCGCCGCCCGGCTGGCCGCCGGCCACGGCCGCGAGGACGTCCAGCAGAGGCTGGCCGACATGGTCGAGATCATGGGGCACGCCATCGCCCAGGGCGACTCGATCACCTTCTCGCGCGCCGACGCCGAGTACCACTCGCTGCTGATCCAGCTCGCGGGCAACCGGATGCTGGAGCACCTCTCGGGGATCGTCTCCGCCGCCCTCCAGGTCTCCGGTGGCCCCGTCACCGGCTGTGACCGGCCCACCGACGTGTCGCTCTCCCACCACGCCCGGATCGTCGAGGCGCTGGCCGCCGGTGACGGGCAGGCGTCCGAATCCGCCATGCGGCAGCTCCTGATGGTGCACCCGGAAGTGGAACGCGTCGTTCCCGCGCCTCGCGAGCACTGA
- a CDS encoding S1 family serine peptidase: MRRPIARVLTGGLATIAAGAVLPLVSPVPAAADRVVVGGEPAPAAESPWVVALSSRERFGDTRAGQFCGGVVVAPTKVLTAAHCMGRDVLGVKPEDVTDLRVIAGREELRGKGGSEVRVGSVRIDPAYDPASHVSDLAVLTLARPLPARYAVRPADPGTEALAPGTSATVYGWGDTTGQGAYAPSLRSAAVTVLADSDCERAYPGGSGGRYAASTMLCAGDPRGGRDACQGDSGGPLVARGRLIGLVSWGSGCGRAGSPGVYTRITSAVEEVAAATGEPGTG, from the coding sequence ATGCGTCGCCCTATTGCCCGAGTGCTCACGGGAGGACTGGCCACGATCGCCGCGGGGGCGGTGCTGCCGCTCGTCTCTCCCGTGCCGGCCGCCGCCGACCGGGTGGTCGTCGGCGGCGAGCCGGCGCCGGCCGCGGAGAGTCCCTGGGTCGTGGCCCTCTCCAGCAGGGAACGGTTCGGGGACACCCGGGCGGGCCAGTTCTGCGGCGGTGTGGTGGTGGCGCCGACGAAGGTGCTCACGGCCGCGCACTGCATGGGCCGCGACGTGCTGGGGGTCAAGCCGGAGGACGTCACCGACCTGCGGGTCATCGCGGGCCGGGAGGAGCTGCGCGGGAAGGGCGGGTCCGAGGTCCGGGTCGGTTCCGTACGGATCGACCCGGCATACGACCCGGCGAGCCACGTCTCCGACCTCGCGGTGCTGACCCTGGCGCGGCCACTGCCCGCGCGTTACGCCGTCCGGCCCGCCGATCCGGGGACGGAGGCCCTGGCTCCGGGTACCTCCGCGACCGTGTACGGCTGGGGCGACACCACCGGTCAGGGCGCGTACGCCCCCTCGCTGCGCTCCGCCGCCGTGACGGTCCTGGCGGACTCCGACTGCGAGCGGGCCTATCCGGGGGGCTCAGGGGGCCGCTACGCGGCTTCCACGATGCTCTGCGCCGGCGACCCCCGGGGCGGGCGCGACGCCTGCCAGGGCGACAGCGGGGGGCCGCTGGTGGCCCGTGGGCGGCTCATCGGGCTCGTCTCGTGGGGCAGCGGCTGCGGGCGGGCCGGGAGTCCGGGGGTCTACACCCGGATCACCTCGGCGGTCGAGGAGGTGGCCGCGGCCACCGGGGAGCCCGGAACCGGCTGA
- a CDS encoding DNA gyrase/topoisomerase IV subunit B has product MTADTSLPSSALLTADRDGSNYTARHLLVLEGLEAVRKRPGMYIGSTDSRGLMHCLWEIIDNSVDEALGGYCDRIEVTLHEDGSVEVRDNGRGIPVDIEPKTGLSGVEVVMTKLHAGGKFGGGSYAASGGLHGVGASVVNALSARLDVEVDRNSATHAISFRRGVPGMFTESGPDAPFDPANGLLKGKRVPKTRTGTRIRYWADRQIFLKDARLSLETLHQRARQTAFLVPGLTIVVRDERAPGESEGDGTVEETFRFDGGISEFCEYLARDKAVCDVLRLSGQGVFKETVPVLDDRGHMTPTEVTRELGVDVAMRWGTGYDTTMRSFVNIIATPKGGTHMTGFERAVTKTVNEALRSAKLLRVAEDDVVKDDALEGLTAVVTVRLAEPQFEGQTKEILGTSAANRIVANVIAKELKEFLTSTKRDAKAQARAVLEKAVAAARTRIAARQHKEAQRRKTALETSSLPAKLADCRSDDVERSELFIVEGDSALGTAKLARNSEFQALLPIRGKILNVQKSSVSDMLKNAECGAIIQVIGAGSGRTFDIDAARYGKIVLLVDADVDGAHIRCLLLTLFQRYMRPMVEAGRVFAAVPPLHRVELVQPKKGQDKYVYTYSDNELRQTLLEYQRKNVRYKDSIQRYKGLGEMDADQLAETTMDPRHRTLRRINIGDLESSEQVFDLLMGNEVAPRKEFITSSAATLDRARIDV; this is encoded by the coding sequence GTGACCGCCGATACGTCCCTGCCGTCGAGTGCGCTGCTGACAGCAGACCGTGACGGTTCCAACTACACCGCGCGGCATCTGCTCGTCCTGGAAGGGCTCGAAGCGGTCCGGAAGCGACCCGGCATGTACATCGGGTCGACCGACAGCCGGGGCCTGATGCACTGCCTCTGGGAGATCATCGACAACTCCGTCGACGAGGCCCTGGGCGGCTACTGCGACCGTATCGAGGTCACCCTCCACGAGGACGGTTCGGTCGAGGTCAGGGACAACGGCCGCGGCATCCCCGTCGACATCGAGCCCAAGACCGGCCTCTCGGGCGTCGAGGTCGTGATGACCAAGCTGCACGCGGGCGGAAAGTTCGGCGGCGGCTCGTACGCGGCCTCCGGCGGGCTGCACGGTGTGGGCGCCTCCGTCGTCAACGCGCTCTCCGCCCGGCTGGACGTCGAGGTGGACCGCAACAGCGCGACGCACGCGATCAGCTTCCGCCGGGGTGTCCCCGGCATGTTCACGGAGTCCGGCCCCGACGCCCCCTTCGACCCGGCCAACGGGCTGCTCAAGGGCAAGCGGGTGCCCAAGACCCGCACCGGCACCCGCATCCGTTACTGGGCGGACCGGCAGATCTTCCTGAAGGACGCCAGGCTGTCGCTGGAGACGCTGCACCAGCGCGCCCGCCAGACGGCCTTCCTCGTCCCCGGCCTGACCATCGTCGTCCGTGACGAGCGGGCGCCCGGCGAGAGCGAGGGCGACGGCACGGTCGAGGAGACGTTCCGCTTCGACGGCGGGATCAGCGAGTTCTGCGAGTACCTGGCGCGGGACAAGGCCGTCTGCGACGTGCTGCGTCTGTCCGGACAGGGGGTCTTCAAGGAGACCGTGCCCGTCCTGGACGACCGCGGGCACATGACGCCCACCGAGGTCACCCGTGAGCTCGGTGTCGACGTCGCGATGCGCTGGGGCACCGGGTACGACACCACGATGCGCTCCTTCGTCAACATCATCGCCACCCCCAAGGGCGGCACGCACATGACAGGTTTCGAGCGCGCGGTGACCAAGACGGTCAACGAGGCCCTGCGCTCGGCGAAGCTGCTGCGCGTCGCCGAGGACGACGTCGTCAAGGACGACGCTCTGGAGGGCCTCACGGCGGTGGTCACGGTGCGGCTGGCCGAGCCGCAGTTCGAGGGGCAGACCAAGGAGATCCTGGGGACGTCGGCGGCCAACCGGATCGTCGCCAATGTCATCGCCAAGGAGCTCAAGGAGTTCCTGACGTCGACCAAGCGGGACGCCAAGGCACAGGCCCGCGCGGTGCTGGAGAAGGCCGTCGCCGCCGCCCGTACGCGGATCGCCGCCCGGCAGCACAAGGAGGCGCAGCGCAGGAAGACGGCGCTGGAGACCTCGTCGCTGCCGGCCAAGCTCGCCGACTGCCGCAGCGACGACGTGGAGCGCAGCGAGCTGTTCATCGTGGAGGGCGACTCGGCGCTCGGCACGGCCAAGCTCGCCCGCAACAGCGAGTTCCAGGCGCTGCTGCCGATCCGGGGCAAGATCCTCAACGTCCAGAAGTCGTCCGTCTCCGACATGCTGAAGAACGCCGAGTGCGGCGCCATCATCCAGGTCATAGGGGCCGGGTCGGGCCGTACGTTCGACATCGACGCCGCGCGCTACGGCAAGATCGTGCTCCTGGTGGACGCCGATGTGGACGGGGCCCACATCCGCTGTCTGCTCCTCACCCTGTTCCAGCGCTACATGCGCCCGATGGTGGAGGCCGGCCGGGTCTTCGCGGCGGTTCCGCCCCTGCACCGGGTGGAGCTGGTGCAGCCCAAGAAGGGCCAGGACAAATACGTCTACACGTACTCCGACAACGAGCTGCGGCAGACGCTCCTGGAGTACCAGCGCAAGAACGTGCGCTACAAGGACTCCATCCAGCGCTACAAGGGCCTCGGTGAGATGGACGCCGACCAGCTGGCCGAGACCACGATGGACCCCCGCCACCGCACCCTGCGGCGGATCAACATCGGGGACCTGGAGTCGTCCGAGCAGGTCTTCGACCTGCTCATGGGCAACGAGGTCGCGCCGCGCAAGGAGTTCATCACCAGTTCCGCCGCGACGCTGGACCGTGCCCGGATCGACGTCTGA
- a CDS encoding DUF485 domain-containing protein — translation MDKQDGRDAATVRTDDPWYDALASGWGEPDGVGIARSPGAAVGSGTAGASVGPAGVGEHGAGPGAAEIYREIQRGAAFQEVRRRYRRFVVPATLAFLAWYLAYVVAATTAPGLMAHPVAGALNVAMVAGLAQFATTFLLTWAYSRHARLYRDRDALDLRWSVFDRTRNRDGDAARAEARR, via the coding sequence GTGGACAAGCAGGACGGGCGTGACGCCGCGACAGTGCGGACCGACGACCCCTGGTACGACGCCCTCGCCTCGGGCTGGGGCGAACCGGACGGCGTGGGCATAGCGAGAAGCCCCGGAGCCGCCGTCGGCTCCGGGACCGCCGGGGCCTCCGTCGGCCCGGCGGGCGTGGGCGAGCACGGAGCGGGGCCCGGCGCGGCCGAGATCTACCGGGAGATCCAGCGCGGCGCCGCCTTCCAGGAGGTACGCCGCCGCTACCGCCGGTTCGTCGTCCCGGCCACCCTCGCCTTCCTGGCCTGGTATCTGGCGTACGTCGTCGCCGCGACCACCGCGCCGGGACTGATGGCACACCCGGTGGCGGGCGCCCTGAACGTGGCGATGGTAGCCGGGCTCGCCCAGTTCGCCACCACCTTCCTGCTGACCTGGGCCTACTCCCGGCATGCCCGGCTGTACCGGGACCGGGACGCGCTCGACCTGCGCTGGAGCGTCTTCGACCGTACGAGGAACCGGGACGGGGACGCCGCACGGGCGGAGGCGCGGCGATGA